The following proteins come from a genomic window of Lineus longissimus chromosome 18, tnLinLong1.2, whole genome shotgun sequence:
- the LOC135502084 gene encoding zinc finger and BTB domain-containing protein 11-like, producing the protein MMSSSQDNKGQMPGHCPTPPITSAPLYGPQHGRHLPQGSPSPSPSSAFFPAQCSTGGFSNYGGDPQSRTPPTHPSLMRPPADDGQNLNAGFGFDTKYLEDYLKVIESFQGGAGGDTRNYYDSRNFYDANRSLQSLADTFNYMYANSLRSSVGNNYPSSNQQESYGTSRSRSVGLPPMQQPMPQSSLRHSDLHASQNDLRHSGDMQMQTQNDFQNIQPKMEMPEPPDPPNHTHNNVHGLPPMSSASCRMNMNTNNVPRRSNYLDSNSHMDSMELPRNGAVSDHMDSPPTPNSVSQPVVTMSPPLHTPTEPNHSVNTPIETNNVASTNNHTNSNHAPIKLKITVPPISSQVNDKDSDADGSDNDSDIDDVELSDEDALSEASDPDDVADSDMSSIDDHDDDLDDDDDLNDDIKDEPLKSDPDDTDDEKTDIEDYSDYKRENGNGLLTDIKEEVLEKDELDEVIPAKKRRGRKAKPQRVIPDGEKKKRGRPPKDGVAKRERDPSKVRKGRRKGKGTKVCEKCGRKFERNDTYQRHLLQHDTIQMFECNICGCKYERQEHLTRHHRSHTGVTYRCGYCDMSFKQQRPYRDHMLSLHGQKKPFICTYPGCLFRAATPSQVEKHAEIHGPEKHYKCEKCGRDFAQVNGLRSHQRSCYEKRQYLCDYCGAKFNFLGSLKSHRYIHTGEKPYACSECDARFTDHRNLRRHRLIHENAYPYPCEFCDKKFRHSNSLKAHNKMHQNCTQWDRPPEVHPSQHPGPMPAMEYLLANVMNQATLNQAAMNPATC; encoded by the coding sequence ATGATGAGCTCATCGCAAGACAATAAGGGCCAGATGCCTGGACATTGCCCAACACCGCCGATAACTTCGGCACCGTTATACGGACCTCAGCACGGACGTCACTTGCCTCAGGGGAGCCCCAGTCCGAGCCCGAGCAGTGCTTTCTTTCCGGCGCAATGTAGCACTGGGGGATTTAGTAATTACGGAGGCGATCCGCAGTCCCGGACACCTCCAACTCACCCGTCGTTAATGAGGCCACCGGCAGACGATGGACAGAATCTAAACGCCGGTTTTGGTTTTGATACGAAATATTTAGAGGACTATTTGAAAGTGATCGAGTCTTTCCAGGGTGGCGCTGGTGGCGATACTCGCAACTATTACGACTCGAGAAACTTTTATGACGCAAATCGGTCGTTGCAGAGTTTAGCTGACActtttaattacatgtatgctaATTCTCTGAGGTCGTCTGTTGGCAATAATTACCCCTCTTCCAACCAGCAAGAATCGTATGGTACTAGTCGTTCCCGATCAGTTGGGCTACCCCCGATGCAACAACCAATGCCGCAATCATCGCTGCGTCATTCTGACTTGCACGCGTCGCAGAATGATCTTCGTCATTCGGGAGATATGCAGATGCAAACTCagaatgattttcaaaatattcaaccAAAGATGGAGATGCCGGAGCCCCCGGACCCCCCAAACCATACCCATAACAACGTTCATGGCCTCCCGCCAATGTCAAGCGCTTCCTGTCGGATGAACATGAACACTAATAATGTTCCGAGACGATCAAATTACCTTGACAGCAATAGTCACATGGACTCGATGGAGCTCCCGAGGAATGGCGCAGTAAGTGACCACATGGACAGTCCGCCAACGCCTAACTCGGTGTCGCAGCCCGTGGTGACAATGTCGCCGCCTCTCCACACCCCCACAGAGCCAAACCATTCGGTGAACACGCCAATCGAAACGAACAACGTTGCAAGTACGAATAACCATACCAACAGCAACCATGCTCCTATCAAGCTGAAGATCACAGTGCCCCCTATTTCCAGTCAGGTAAACGACAAAGATAGTGATGCCGATGGATCTGATAACGATTCTGATATCGATGATGTAGAACTTAGTGATGAAGATGCTTTGTCGGAGGCATCGGACCCGGACGATGTTGCAGACAGCGACATGAGCTCCatcgatgatcacgatgatgatttggacgatgatgatgatcttaacGACGATATCAAAGATGAACCATTGAAAAGCGATCCCGATGATACGGATGATGAAAAGACGGATATTGAAGATTACAGCGACTACAAGCGGGAAAACGGCAACGGTCTGTTGACTGACATCAAAGAGGAGGTGCTTGAGAAGGACGAACTGGACGAGGTGATCCCGGCAAAGAAGCGACGAGGCAGGAAAGCAAAACCACAGCGCGTGATTCCCGATggcgagaagaagaagagaggTCGGCCTCCAAAAGATGGCGTAGCGAAACGAGAGCGAGATCCTTCAAAAGTAAGGAAAGGGAGACGTAAAGGTAAAGGAACAAAGGTTTGTGAGAAGTGTGGTCGCAAGTTTGAGCGTAACGATACGTATCAGCGCCATCTGTTACAGCATGATACCATTCAGATGTTCGAGTGTAATATTTGTGGGTGTAAGTATGAGCGTCAGGAACATTTGACACGTCACCATAGATCGCACACTGGCGTCACCTATAGGTGTGGTTATTGTGACATGTCGTTCAAACAGCAGCGCCCATACCGGGATCACATGCTGTCACTGCACGGTCAAAAGAAGCCGTTTATCTGCACCTATCCCGGATGCCTGTTTCGCGCAGCGACACCATCGCAGGTCGAGAAGCATGCGGAAATTCACGGGCCCGAGAAACATTACAAATGCGAAAAATGTGGCCGCGATTTTGCGCAGGTTAACGGGTTGCGCTCGCATCAGCGCAGCTGCTACGAGAAGCGTCAATACTTATGCGACTATTGCGGCGCCAAGTTCAATTTTCTCGGAAGTTTGAAATCGCACCGTTACATCCACACTGGCGAAAAACCGTACGCGTGTTCTGAATGTGACGCGCGATTCACCGATCATCGCAATTTACGGCGTCACCGTTTGATCCACGAGAATGCGTACCCATACCCGTGCGAATTCTGTGACAAGAAGTTCCGCCATTCGAATTCGTTGAAGGCGCACAACAAGATGCATCAGAATTGTACGCAGTGGGACCGCCCGCCCGAGGTTCACCCGAGTCAACATCCGGGCCCGATGCCCGCGATGGAGTACCTTTTGGCCAATGTAATGAACCAGGCAACTTTGAACCAAGCAGCGATGAATCCTGCTACATGTTGA